The genomic window ctgctgctgctccctcctctctcagAAAGGTTCCCAATGATAAAATAGCACAGAccataagaaacaagaaaaaaaaaatggcctagACTGATGTCACAACcaatacatcttttttttttttttttttttaaatgacaaacCTGTGGAAAACCTGGAGAGAAAGGGTGATTTTACCTATTGCTCAGATGGTGGTTGAGGCTGCAGATGCTAAATGTGCTGGCTATGTCTCACATGGTAAAAAATTAATCTCCCACCCAGCAAAAATAGGCAAGGAAACTAATTGGAATCTTTAGGAATATACATTCCTGGGGCAGCTCAAGGGTAAATTCTGCAGGAATCATATGGCACATTTGCCTATTAAATAATATAGTTGTATTATATCTTGACATTTCTTGTGTATCCAaatgtattttgttctttttggggGATGAGGGAGATAGTGAATAGCACAAGGGGAAGGGATCATGGAGGGATATAGAGAAGGTCTCTCCGGAGGAATTAAAGATTAGGAGATAAAGGAGAATCAGGAGCGAAGAAAAAGGGAATGAAGGGAAGAAAACCAAGAGATCCTGAATCAGGAGACCGAGCACGGATTAGCACACCTTTCCTCCAAGGGATCCTGAATCAGGAGACCGAGCACGGATTAGCACTCCGAGGGATCCTGACTCAGGAGACTGAGCATGGATTAGTACGCCTTTCCTCCGAGGGATCCTGAAGCACGAGACTGAGCATGGATTAACACACCTTTCCTCCCACTAATCTCTTCCCACTCCCTAAATACATATATGCTCACCCCGTGTCTCCTCTCACCACCAGCCCTTCACTGACCacttcccctgcctctccccaccGCCAATTTAGAACAGAGCAGACACTCCACAAGCTGCTTCTAATACATCCTGGGGGGCCAGAGAGCTGCAGGGGACACTGTACTGCCACATAGGTCATAGCACGAGGAAGCTTGGCTTGAAGTAGGAGATGGAGATGTTTGGCCACTGCAGCTTACAGCTGGgcagccctccccttccccagttctcttgCAGAAAAGGAATTCCACAGGAGGGTTTGGATTTGAAGCCCTTTCCACAGCACTGGGAAATATATTCTCCACATTGCCAAGAAAAGCACAAATACTTTCCCATTATATTAAGATAATACCAAGAAAGAAAACTACTCAAATGTCAAAGGGTGGTCAACAAAGAAATCTAACATGCTTGATCTGGGAGTCAAAGTGATTGGTATAGTCTGATTGTACTACTCAGGCCCCAGGAAGCACAGACGGACATGATCAAaagggcgtgtcgcggccggcgcatcatcgggggcgtggccgcagcctctggaacagcccccggaccggcccaacacgcgcaagttacgcctgcttcgtgctggcgtaacttgtacaacaaaggggggggggtggaaggatttcggagcagcctcggagggaacggaagcaggctgtgcggctcggcacgcgcaggctgccgattttgggcagccttgcgcgcgccaatcccggattttaatggctacacgcgtatctattgaaatcatgcgaacaaaagtacgcttgggcatagatttataaaatctaccccaatatgtacaTCATTAAGCAAACTGATTCAAACATAAAATGCTGCAGAAcagtttattttccttttccctAGCCCCCACACCCCATATGTTTCCTTTTCTGTGGTCTTTACAATGCAAGATTTGTACCTTATTTGGTTTTGAAGATTTCTGTATTTTTGTTATTGTATATTGAAAAATTGCAATAAAGaatacattattttaaaaaatgcagcagCACTAGAACACAACTTTGCCACAGAATTTGATAACTCGCTACTGAATGTACCTGTGAGCTGTGGCTATGACCACAGATGGACAACTCTATACATGCTGTTTCTTGTATACTTCCTAAAAGCTCCCACTTGACATTGCTGGACACAAGATTGCTGGGCTAAATGGACTTTTGGTCTACCCCAGTCTAGCAATTCTCCTGTTCCTACTAAAACTACATAGGTTAGGAGAGATCATCATCAGGTTGATCACTCTAATGCAAAACCATTACAAAATCATACAGCTTACACAtaacaaatatatattaaaattctTTGAATGCATGAAAATTCTCTTAGTAATTCTAATTAGGTTTCAGTTTATTATTTATCTTGCCAACAAACCACTACAATCAACTGAAAACAAGGAGCAAAGAAATGGTGGTACCAAAAAGGCAGCACTATCTATGGATCTTATGAAGCATAAGTTGTCTCTCTTGTCCACAGCAGTTTAGTTGATGAATTTCAATCAATGTGGAGAGACAGATGAATACACTGCAAATAAAAATAGCATCTGCCTCTTATCAGTTTTTTCACTTTGACAGAGGAAATGGAAGAAATAGCTGAAGGAGCATGAGCTGCCTGTCACTTCTCTGAAGtgctgatgtcagacgctgcatcAGAAGTGCTATTCAGATGTGATGTTATGAAGTTGTATATTCTGGTTGAATAAGGCACAAAGTCTTTTTTGTAAGTTACAGTTTCTGTAATATAAAAGCCTGTTCgccttttttcttctgtctttgaTTGAAGTGTTAAGTCATCTTTGAGCTCTTCATCATGACCTAATATGAAGGACATAAAAGATCAGCCTCACTTTCTCTTATGAAATGACAACTTTGCTCTTATTAGTCAAATATCTCTGTACAGTAAATACACTAAGAATCAAATGTATTTGTTATAAAGAGGTCTTACTGCACAGAATTTATTTCTTATGATAAATACTTTGGACACaatttgattttaaaataatCTTAATATAAAGGAGAgagaattttatatttcttatattctttctTCACTTGCCAAATCAGAAAACAGATTCCTCCAAGCAAATTATTTTTATAACAagttaaaattattaaaaattcttcattTTGCTCTGCTTATTTCCTAATATGTTTGAAGCATTTGAAAAATTCTCATCTTAGCCTTTCCCACCGTTAAAGGAAATCAGGGTGTTGCTGTATTAATCCTTATCCGAACCCCAGGGCTACAACGAaggagccaagatggcagcaTAGAAATCTGTGCTGAGCATTCTCTCTGCTGAGGCAAGATTTATTCCTCCAGTGATTTATCCATTTGGACTTCTTGTGAGTTATACTAGCTAaaaggaaagagggaaagagTCTATCCCACTGAGATGCCTACACCCATCATGGTGCAACAGAAGCTAAATGGGGATTTGGAAGATGGCAGTCCCACTGCCGATACAGGTAGAGGAACAACCAATGAGCTGAGGAATGAGATCTCTCTTAGCACTACGGACAGTTTACACCACTGGGAGATGAGCGCAATTTGAGTATGGTGGCATCAGATGATGTGGGCACCAGAGATGCAGTGGAGGGAATAGTGCTCCATGTGCACTCCAAACAGCATCAACAGTGGCTGAGCAGGTTAAGCAATGGgcaggtctatagttacccggatcgcccctggagccttttttaaatattggggttacattggccaccctccagtcttcaggtacaatggatgattttaatgataggttacaaattttaactaatagatcagaaatttcattttttagttccttcagaaccctaggatgcataccatccggtccaggtgatttgctactctttagtttgtcaatctggcctactacatcttccaggttcacagtgatttcgttcagttcgtctgagtcatcacccctgaaaaccatctctggactggtatctccccaacatcctcattagtaaacatggaggcaaagaattcatttagtctttctgcaatggccttatcttccctaagagcccctttaacccctctgtcatctaatggtccaaccgactcccttacaggtttcttgctttggatatatttaaaaaaagtttttattatgagtttttgcctctatggccaacttcatttcaaattctctcttcgcctgtcttatcaatgttttacacttaccttgacaatgcttatgttttatcccattttcttcagatggatccttcttccaatttttgaaggatttttttttggctaaaattgcctctttcacctcaccttttaaccataacggtaatcgttttgccttccttccacctttcttaatgcgcggaatacatatggactgcgcctctaggattgtatttttaaacaatgtccaagcctgttgaacacttttaacctttgcaactgcacctttcagtttttttctattttcctcattttatcaaagtttcccttttttaaatttagtgttagagctgcagatttacttattgtccccccttccagttattagtttaaatttgatcatgttatgatcactgttgccaagtggccccaccaccgttacttctctcaccaaatcttgcgttccactaagaattaaatctaaaatagctccctctcttgttggttcctgaaccaattgctccatgaagcaatcatttattccatccaggaactttgtctctagcaagtcctgatgttacatttacccacacatacatacgtactcccaatctctctcacacatacacactccttcacaatctcctcatacaggctccctctctctctggcacccacactcaagcaaccgccccccccccccccagctctcaccCCTCTCCCCGCTCACACCTTCccacacaccctcccctcccacacattacacattcactctcacaggggtcttcatctttgccacagcagcgtgccggggccttcatcttcgagTGCTCTGTTTGCGGCAGCCTGcgtcctctgccattttctgtgctcCACATTTAGCCcctgatggtcacatgttcaatgtgcattgcatgtgagaaccatctgacaGGCGTGTCAAGTCcaaagaaaggttgagaaccactaaagagatttttccataggcacagaatggtaAATCGTCTTTTTGAATGAGACCATGAAATTCTACACAGTATCAACCTGGGCAGTACGGCAGTAACTCCTTCAAATGCACAaagatgatttttaaaaaagcaaagcATTCAGGATATTGGAGTTAGTTACAGCCTTGATGCCACACTGCAGTGGGTAGGGATGAAGAAAGCAAGGAACCTTTCTATTCTAATTTACATCTCTTTGTTGCTGCACCACAGAGAGTAAAGAAGGAGATTCAAGCAATAAGAATCTTTTCTCTTTCAAGCTATGCACACAAGTTGCATTTGTaattaaaacctttaaaaaaaaagttttgctagGCATACTTTCCCTTTCCTCGTATTCTTTTCAAAGCAAAGTGAAGGGAGGGCCCTGAGGGGGAAAACAAGTATATTCAAGTTGCCAGTTGGTGCCACCAAGTCGCTCCCTAGGCACCCACCACAAAAAGGAAAGGTGGTTGAGACTCTCAGAAAACTATGCACCCTGTAACTGCTTTATGTTGCAGATTAATTTCTCTTTGACTCCATAACTAACCGTTTCCTTTCACCCACAGCGGCTCGTTATCTCAGTCTCCCGCAATCAAATATCAAAAGGTATCACGAACCCCACTTAGCCACATTTACAAAACGTTTAAGTCTTCTTCAGATATCAGCAATATAAATGACcttgcccacttttttttttttttaaagaacatgaGATGGAGTTGCCCCTAAGTCCAGCAGAGACCCTAATCCCATCCAGCTTCACATACCCGCGGCCTCCCCCGCCTCGGGGTTCTCCCGTTTCCTCTTGATTTGGAAATAGCCGAAAGTACCCAGCATAGTCCAGATACCGACAGCATAAAGCAGTGATACTCGGGTGTTCCATTTAGCAATATTCCGAGCGCTCACCATGGCGCCAAGGACACCGCTCACGTGCCATGCGCGTGCGCGGCCGACATCTTACAGCTGGACCAATCCTGCCACGCAGACGTACTTACGTCAGAAAACTGCAAAACGTGGGTGTCAAGATCCCAGCCGGCTCTCCGCGTTTCCGGTCCTGTAGTCCCGACGCCCTTACTCAAGATGGTGCCGAAAGAGGTGGCAAGGCTGGTACGTGACGTCGTCGAGCCCGCCCTCTCTACATCGCTGTGGCGCTCTATTGGTCCAAGGCCCTTGATGTGGCAGGGAGTCCCGGCGTGACGTCACGAGCGGCTTACGCTGAGC from Rhinatrema bivittatum chromosome 3, aRhiBiv1.1, whole genome shotgun sequence includes these protein-coding regions:
- the SMIM26 gene encoding small integral membrane protein 26; its protein translation is MVSARNIAKWNTRVSLLYAVGIWTMLGTFGYFQIKRKRENPEAGEAAGHDEELKDDLTLQSKTEEKRRTGFYITETVTYKKDFVPYSTRIYNFITSHLNSTSDAASDISTSEK